A stretch of DNA from Candidatus Cloacimonadota bacterium:
ACCTGAGAATTTTGTCTTTGTGCCCGGCGGCACCATCTATCCTACAACTGGCATCTACACCGATGGGCTCACTGTTCCATCATTCTACATCGGCAAACACGAGCTTACCAACGCCGAGTGGAACGCGGTGATGGGAACCGGCGGAGGGGACGATTATCCCCATGCCTATGTAAGCTGGTTTGGCGCCATCGAATACTGCAACCGGCGCAGCCTGATGGAGGACCTGCCTCCCTGCTACAGCTATCTGGATTACGGCAGCAACCCCGACGACTGGCCTTCCGGATGGAACACCGACATCAACAATCATCTGAACGTCTCCTGCGTCTGGACCGCCATCGGCTACCGGCTTCCCTCTGAAGCTGAGTGGGAGTATGCTGCCCGGGGTGGATTGCAGACGCATGGCTACACCTACAGCGGTAGCAATGACCTCGATCTGGTGGGCTGGTATTCTGGCAACAGCAGCTACACATCACATCCCGTGGGACAGCTTGCTCCCAACGAACTGGGGACCTACGACATGAGCGGAAACCTATGGGAATGGTGCTGGGATCGCTACTCGCCAACAAGTTCCGGCCGTGTGCCTCGCGGCGGTAACTTCAGCTACTATGCCTGCGGCTGCACCGTTTCGTATCGGATCGACTACTACGCTACGTACAGCGGCTGCAGCATAGGCTTCCGCATCTGCAGGGTTTCCCCTTGATTTTTGGGTTTTTCCCTTATTGCCTTTTGCAGGCTACAGAGCGCAGGGAAGCAGATCCGAGGCGGAAATGAACCTGGGGGTGCAGGGGGATTTTTCCCCTGCCCTCCGCATTTACGGAACACCGGATTCATCCGGTCGGTCCACCAGATTCATCCTGATACCGGAACACCGGATTCATCCGGTCGGTCCACCAGATTCATCCTGATACCGGAACACCGGATTCATCCGGTCGGTCCACCAGATTCATCTGGTTTTTGAAATGAGGGAACTTGTTTCATGTGTGGCGCACTCCGCTTTGCGAAATTTGATCCGCACCGGATGAATCCGGCGTTCCGACCGGATAAATCCGGCGTTCCGACCGGATGAATCCGGTGTTCCGTTGAGAGGTAGCTTATCATATGTTTGGCACGCTCCGCTTTGTGAGATCCGGTGTTCCGGGGACTGGCAGCTCAGGAATAGCCTGTGCTATGGTGTGACAGATGCAATACACCCTACTTTACAAACGCAAACTGCCGCACTTCCAACCCCGAGGCGGCACATTCTTCATCACGCTGCGTCTGGCGTTTGACATTCCGGAAAAGTATCTGCAGGCTTTGAACAGATACCGCGAATCGCTGCGGAAAAACCATGCCAAGCCTGAGGATGTGGCCCTAAGCAAAGAAATCATCAAGAAGAAGGTCTTTGCCTTTGAGGACGATCTCTTTGACAAATGCGGGGATGGGGTCACACTGACCAATGATCCAGCGGCTGGGATCATCCAGAATAAACTGCTGGAGATGAACGGTGACCTCTTATATCTTTATGCCTTCACGATCATGCCCAATCATGTGCATATGCTGATCCGGCCTTTGCTGCGCGAGGGAGTGCAGGTCAGCATGTCGAACATCATCAAACAATTCAAAGGATCCACCGCCCGCCTGATCAATCTGTCGATGCACCGCGAAGGACAGCTCTGGTTCCGGGAATACCATGATCATTGGGTGCGCAGCCAGCAGGAACTGATCAATGTGATCGAGTATATCAGGAACAATCCGGTGAGGGCTGGTCTGGTGAAGGAGGCCCGGCAGTGGCATTGGACTTGGCTGAATCCCGAGCTATGGCAGGAGGAATGACCGGAACGCAGCATTGATCGAACACCGGAACAGTGGATTCATCCTAATACCGGAACAACGGATTTATCCGGTCGGTCCACCAGATTTATCCTCACACCGGAACACCGGATTCATCCGGTCGGTCCACCAGATTCATCTGGTTTTCGAATTGAGGGAACTTGTTTCATGTGTGGCGCGCTCCGCTTTGTGAGATCCGATGCGCACCGGATAAATCCGGCGGTCCGACCGGATAAATCCGGTGTTCCGCAGCCAAATCCGCCCAGAATTCCCATCCCGCTCCCAATATCAATACGGTATCAATACGGAATCAATACGGATTTCATCCGTAATGATTCCGTATTGATACCGTATTGATATTGGGAGCGGTGGGAGGGAGATCTTTGGAAAATGGCTAAACGCCCAATCACATTTGGGAAATGGGCGCGAAGCTTTTACGGTGGAGGGGACAGGGTCCGTGGTCTGAAATTGCCAGAAGATGCGCGGCGGTGCCGTAACCTTTGTGTTGGGCAAAGCCGTAGAGCGGATACTGGGGATCGTAGCCGGCCATGAGGCGGTCCCGGTGAACCTTGGCGAGGATGGAAGCGGCCGCGACGCAGGCTGAGAGAGCATCTCCGCGGATCAGGCACCTGGCCGGACAGGGCAGGCCAGACGGCATTTGATTGCCGTCAACGAGGCAAAGACCGGATGGCGCGGCGAGGGCGCAAACCGCTTCCCGCATGCCTTTCAGCGTGGCCAGGAGGATGTTGTGGGCGTCGATCCAGGCGGCGTCAACTTCCACGATGTGGAAGGCCACAGCGGTGGCGGTGATCTGCGCGAACAACTGCTCCCGGCGTTTGGGTGAGAGTTTTTTGCTGTCGTTGATTCCTTCGATGGGACGCGAGTAATCCAGCGCCACGGCGGCGATCACCACCGGTCCGGCCAGGGCGCCGCGTCCGGCTTCGTCCACCCCGATCAGGCGGCCTTGAGTTCGCGGCAGGGCCAGGTCGTAGGCGAAGAGGGCGCTCACAGCGGTTTTTGAAGCAGGAAGAAGAGGCGGAAGTAGCGGTTGTCGAGGTCGTTGCCGTCGCGGGAAAGCAGATTGGGCCTGGTATCCGGGGCGAAGATGGCCTTGAGCTGCAGTTTGGAGGCGGCGCAGAGCTCAATCAGTTCTGAAGTCCTGTACACACGCTGCACGTGGCGTTCCTCAAAGCGCTCATAGGCGTTGAGGTTTTTGCGGAAAAGGAAGAAATGCGTGATCTGGCGGTAGGTGAGAGGTTCGTAGCTGGAGATCTGGATCAGATAACCGTCGCGGACGCGGTTGAAGGAAGTGGTGTCGCAGAAATTTTCCAGGCTGTTGTGGAGGGTGGAAATGTCGAAGATGAAGGTCCCGCCGGGATTAAGGGCAGCATACGCGTTGGTTAGCAGTTGGGCGGCCTCGGCTTTTTTCACCAGGTAGTTGAAGCTGTCGAAGAGGCAGAAGACGAGGTCGTAGCCGCCACCGGGGATGGGATCGGTGAGGGAATTGAGGAAGAGGGAGGGTTTGAAGGGCTTGCTTTCAGCGATGTGCAGCATGTAGGGCGAAAGGTCGCAGGCATCCACCTCAAAGCCTCTAAAAACCAGGATCTCAGACGCGTTGGCAGTTCCGCAGGCCAGTTCCAGAATGCGTTTGGGGGCTGTTCGCGTCACGCGCTTGTGCCAGGACAGGATCAGGTCCACCCACTGCTCATAATTCACGTGGGACATGTAAGAATCGTAATACTGCGCGAAGAGGGAATAGGAGGCCTGATACGCGGAGGGAGTTCCGGGACTGTTTCCTTCAGTGTTTTCCGCGGCTTCGGCCCCGGCCTGGCGCAGACGGTTCAGGGCGGCCAGAAAGTCCACCTTTTCTTCATCCAGGGCGAGGTTTAGCGCCTGCCGTCCCCGCCAGTGGTGGCGGACCGTGAACGAGGCCAGGCTGGAGTGGCAGACAGCGGAGACCAGATCGTGGTTGCGGGTGCAGAGCAGCTCACCGTAGCAGGCGCGGCGGTAAGCGTCAAAATCCACGTAGATGCTGCCGTCTTTCGGTGAGCCCAAAATGGGAACCTCAGCGCGGAGGATGGCCGGATGGCGATCCAGGGCCTGGCAGAGTTCGTCGATCCGCGCCGTGAAACCCTCATCCAGCGCGCTCAGATCGGCCAAAGAGAGGCCGGCGCTGTCGTAGAGCGTAATGGATGAAGTTCCGGTGGCACGGGCCCAGCGCTGCTGTGTGCCCAAGCTGGCGAAGCAGAGCTCCGTGATCCCTGCCGTGGCGACAAATTCCTCCATCGCGGCAACAGGATCCGCCCCTGAAAAAGCTTGGGGCAGGAAGGCCGGATGTTCGGGCAGTTCTTCCGAGTCCTCTTGTCCGGCGTAAAGATAGTGCCAGCGCGATCCGGCGCGAAAAGGAAAGAATTGCCAGATCGCGGCAAGTTGCTGGCGCTCCCAGCGGGTGAGGGCGATCACGGCGAGGTCGTTCAAGGCTTCAGAGCAGTTTGTCGCTGGCGCCGGGGCGGGTGAGCGGGGTTTGGGCCGCGCACAGCGGGCAGGCATCGGCGTTAAAGACGGGAACGTCCATCTTCAGCAATGATACGAAGGGGCAGCCGAAATCCGCCGCGCCGCCGGAGCGATCCACGATCCCGGCTACGGCTTGGACCTTGATCCCGCGCTGGCTGAGGCAGTCGATCACCTCGCGCACGGAACCGCCGGTGGTGATGATGTCCTCGATCACCACGGCCTGTTTCACCCCAGAGAGGTCAAAACCGCCGCGGATGGTCATCTGGCCGTCCTTGCGCTGGCTGAAGACGAAGTTTTTGCCCAGCAGCCGGGCCACTTCGAAAGCCAGCACGATCCCGCCGTAAGCGGGGCCGGCCACGGTGTCGAATTCATAGGGTTCAAGGAGTTCAGCCAGCAGTTCGCAAACTTTCAGGGTGGCCGCAGGATCCTGCAGCAGCCTGATCTTTTCCACGTAGGTGCCGCTGTGTTTCCCGGAGGTGAGCAGAAAGTGGCCTTCAAGGATGGCGCCGTTGGCGATGAGAATGTTCCTAACCTCAGGCGTGTTCTGCTGTTCGGCCAGAAGTTCCCGGGCGCGGGTCTCGTCACCGGAGCCCACCTGCAGTTCGATGTCGAATTTTCCCGGCAGGATGCCCGGCAGCATGGAGTAAACGAGTTCGTTTTGCAAAAAGGCCTGAATGCCTTTGTCCGCGAGGAATTCGCGGGCGAGGTCGGCTTCAAAGTTATCTCTGAACCTGGCGATGGTTACGAGCACGGGATCCATTGTTGCTCCTTACATTGAGGTGGTTGAGGCCAGATAGACCAGCACCATGATGGTCTCAAAAACGATCTCATAGTCGTCAGCCGTGAATTCGAGGGTGCGTCCGTCGAGGCGTTTTGTGTATGGCATCAGGGCGGCCTGGTCGGCCATGGAAGTGTGGTTGAACTCGATCCTGAGGGTGATGGGGGCTTCGAACCTGTACAGTGGAAGGCTGGCACTGTCTTTGGCCAGGGTGTTCAAAACGGCCGCGCGGGTGCACTCATCCACGGCCAGGCGTGAATAGTTCTTGGCGGAAAACTTCGCCACAGCCTGCTTCGTGGCCACAAATTCCAGCCAGGGCAGGGGACCTGCCAGTTCGGTTTTCAGGGCTTCGTCTCCGGAAACCAGGGTCACGGGGATGTTCTTGTAACCCGCGAAGGCAGCGTTGATGAGGGCTTCGCTCATCTTCTGGCCGTTGATCCAGATGTTGTGGATGCGGCTGTTGGAATAGGTGTGGTCCATGTTGCCGCGCAGGGCACCGGTGCCGCTGTGGTAGCCGAGCAGCCAAACCTGGCTGTAATCCGCGCTGAGCTCCGGCATCATGTAGCGGGGCCGGGGACAGCCGGAGATCAGGTTGATCCTGGCATCCAGCTCGGTGATCCCATAGTCCAGGTTGTCGCCCGCGCTGTGGGAATCGGCAATGGTGATCTCTTCAATTTTAGAAGCCTGGGGACTGCCCAAAGCCGCTGACAGTGCGGTGGTCACGTGTTGGGTGATGCATTTGCGCACGGCCGGGCGGTCGGTTTTTTCCTGTTCCCAGTTGAAGGTTCCGGGCATGCCTTCCATGTCGATCGAGATGTAAATTCTCATGTTTGTTCCTTTTTGGCGATCGCCTTGGCCAGTTCCGCCGCCACTTTCACGTTGGCGCGGAGCAGCGCCAGATTGGCACTTACGGAACCACCTTTCGTGGCCTGGGCCAGAAAGTCAAGCAGAAAAGGCGTGAGCGCTTTTCCTCCGATCTCGTGAAGTCGGGCTGCCACCAAAGCCTGATCGATGAACGCTTCCATTTGCGGGGCGGGAATGCTGTCCGCGGCAGGGATGGGATTGGCGATGAGCAGGCCTTGGCCACCCAGGTCCAGATGGTTTTTCCAGAGCCGGGCGAAATCCTCCGCGCTGTCGATCCGGTCGATGCCGAGGTCGCTCTGGGCCGTGTAGAAGAGGGGAAAGCTGTCAGTTTGCCAGCCCAGCACAGGAACGGCCAGGGTTTCCAGATATTCCAGCGTGGCCGGAACGTCCAGGATGGCTTTGCAGCCGGCGG
This window harbors:
- a CDS encoding SUMF1/EgtB/PvdO family nonheme iron enzyme, which gives rise to MRSSKLRVLILVTLLTGLVLAGCHLLTDTEQVSKPVFSPPGGTYNNVVEVVITTATLGTTILYTTDGSDPNSNSLVYSGPIHVAQTTTLKAKAYRSGLQDSAIATANYTIELPPPPENFVFVPGGTIYPTTGIYTDGLTVPSFYIGKHELTNAEWNAVMGTGGGDDYPHAYVSWFGAIEYCNRRSLMEDLPPCYSYLDYGSNPDDWPSGWNTDINNHLNVSCVWTAIGYRLPSEAEWEYAARGGLQTHGYTYSGSNDLDLVGWYSGNSSYTSHPVGQLAPNELGTYDMSGNLWEWCWDRYSPTSSGRVPRGGNFSYYACGCTVSYRIDYYATYSGCSIGFRICRVSP
- a CDS encoding transposase; amino-acid sequence: MQYTLLYKRKLPHFQPRGGTFFITLRLAFDIPEKYLQALNRYRESLRKNHAKPEDVALSKEIIKKKVFAFEDDLFDKCGDGVTLTNDPAAGIIQNKLLEMNGDLLYLYAFTIMPNHVHMLIRPLLREGVQVSMSNIIKQFKGSTARLINLSMHREGQLWFREYHDHWVRSQQELINVIEYIRNNPVRAGLVKEARQWHWTWLNPELWQEE
- a CDS encoding ribonuclease HII, which translates into the protein MSALFAYDLALPRTQGRLIGVDEAGRGALAGPVVIAAVALDYSRPIEGINDSKKLSPKRREQLFAQITATAVAFHIVEVDAAWIDAHNILLATLKGMREAVCALAAPSGLCLVDGNQMPSGLPCPARCLIRGDALSACVAAASILAKVHRDRLMAGYDPQYPLYGFAQHKGYGTAAHLLAISDHGPCPLHRKSFAPISQM
- a CDS encoding methyltransferase domain-containing protein, encoding MNDLAVIALTRWERQQLAAIWQFFPFRAGSRWHYLYAGQEDSEELPEHPAFLPQAFSGADPVAAMEEFVATAGITELCFASLGTQQRWARATGTSSITLYDSAGLSLADLSALDEGFTARIDELCQALDRHPAILRAEVPILGSPKDGSIYVDFDAYRRACYGELLCTRNHDLVSAVCHSSLASFTVRHHWRGRQALNLALDEEKVDFLAALNRLRQAGAEAAENTEGNSPGTPSAYQASYSLFAQYYDSYMSHVNYEQWVDLILSWHKRVTRTAPKRILELACGTANASEILVFRGFEVDACDLSPYMLHIAESKPFKPSLFLNSLTDPIPGGGYDLVFCLFDSFNYLVKKAEAAQLLTNAYAALNPGGTFIFDISTLHNSLENFCDTTSFNRVRDGYLIQISSYEPLTYRQITHFFLFRKNLNAYERFEERHVQRVYRTSELIELCAASKLQLKAIFAPDTRPNLLSRDGNDLDNRYFRLFFLLQKPL
- the pyrE gene encoding orotate phosphoribosyltransferase yields the protein MDPVLVTIARFRDNFEADLAREFLADKGIQAFLQNELVYSMLPGILPGKFDIELQVGSGDETRARELLAEQQNTPEVRNILIANGAILEGHFLLTSGKHSGTYVEKIRLLQDPAATLKVCELLAELLEPYEFDTVAGPAYGGIVLAFEVARLLGKNFVFSQRKDGQMTIRGGFDLSGVKQAVVIEDIITTGGSVREVIDCLSQRGIKVQAVAGIVDRSGGAADFGCPFVSLLKMDVPVFNADACPLCAAQTPLTRPGASDKLL
- a CDS encoding M55 family metallopeptidase is translated as MRIYISIDMEGMPGTFNWEQEKTDRPAVRKCITQHVTTALSAALGSPQASKIEEITIADSHSAGDNLDYGITELDARINLISGCPRPRYMMPELSADYSQVWLLGYHSGTGALRGNMDHTYSNSRIHNIWINGQKMSEALINAAFAGYKNIPVTLVSGDEALKTELAGPLPWLEFVATKQAVAKFSAKNYSRLAVDECTRAAVLNTLAKDSASLPLYRFEAPITLRIEFNHTSMADQAALMPYTKRLDGRTLEFTADDYEIVFETIMVLVYLASTTSM